One Fusobacterium sp. IOR10 DNA segment encodes these proteins:
- a CDS encoding ABC transporter ATP-binding protein, which translates to MKNLFKRYFALTDNGARDLVKSSFASFFVFMVSIFPAILLMILFDELVLGNMKNSAVYIFFSILMILLMYFLLKVEYNTLYSATYKESANLRLDIADILRKLPLSYFSKHNLTDLSQTIMGDVSAIEHAMSHAMGKTIGFFIFFPVICILLLKGNIKLGLSVILPIVLGFVLIILSKRIQIQENVKHYIKLRENSDAFQEVIELQQEIKSFNLTKEMQKKLYKNMEESEKIHLKGEFVASISLLFSGLVIQLIFPIVILVGTRLYLLGEINILYLISYLLISIKIKEAVDSVSLNMEELYHIDSMINGIKKIRNAEIQEGKDRVIKKYNIELENVSFAYDEGGKVLKNISFTANENEVTALVGMSGCGKTSILRLISRLYDYDNGSIKIGGMDIKKISTKSLFEKTSIVFQDVILFNSSIMENIKIGNKNATYEEIKRAAKLANCEEFIVKLPNGYDTIIGENGATLSGGERQRLSIARAFLKDAPIVILDEISASLDVENEKKIQESLNKLTENKTVIIISHRLKSIENVHKIVVIKDGKVEASGKHEKLIEISKTYNNLIKKAKLAENFKY; encoded by the coding sequence ATGAAAAATTTATTTAAAAGATATTTTGCATTAACAGATAATGGTGCAAGGGATTTAGTGAAGTCAAGTTTTGCATCATTTTTTGTGTTCATGGTTAGTATATTTCCTGCTATATTGCTTATGATATTATTTGATGAGCTTGTTTTGGGAAATATGAAAAATAGTGCTGTATATATTTTCTTTTCTATTTTAATGATTCTTTTAATGTATTTTCTTTTGAAAGTAGAATACAATACTCTCTATAGTGCAACTTATAAGGAAAGTGCAAATTTGAGACTTGATATTGCAGATATTTTAAGGAAGTTGCCCCTTTCTTATTTTTCTAAACATAATTTAACTGATTTATCCCAGACTATTATGGGGGACGTTTCAGCTATTGAACATGCAATGAGCCATGCAATGGGGAAAACAATAGGTTTTTTCATATTCTTTCCAGTTATATGTATTCTTTTATTAAAGGGAAATATTAAACTAGGATTATCTGTAATATTACCAATTGTTTTAGGCTTTGTACTAATTATTTTATCTAAAAGAATTCAGATACAGGAAAATGTTAAACATTATATAAAGCTTAGGGAAAATTCTGATGCCTTTCAAGAAGTAATTGAATTGCAGCAAGAAATAAAGAGTTTTAATTTAACAAAGGAAATGCAAAAAAAACTATATAAAAATATGGAAGAAAGTGAGAAAATTCACTTAAAAGGTGAGTTTGTAGCATCTATATCCTTACTTTTTTCAGGGTTAGTTATCCAATTAATTTTTCCAATTGTAATATTAGTTGGTACAAGACTTTATTTGTTGGGAGAAATAAATATTTTGTATCTTATATCATATCTTTTAATATCAATAAAAATCAAAGAGGCAGTTGACAGTGTTAGTTTAAATATGGAAGAACTCTATCATATTGATTCTATGATCAATGGAATTAAAAAAATAAGAAATGCTGAGATTCAAGAGGGAAAGGATAGGGTAATAAAAAAATATAATATAGAATTAGAAAATGTTTCCTTTGCCTATGACGAAGGGGGAAAAGTTCTTAAGAATATCAGTTTTACTGCTAATGAAAATGAAGTTACTGCTCTTGTTGGTATGTCAGGGTGTGGGAAAACAAGTATTCTTCGTTTAATTTCAAGACTGTATGATTATGACAATGGAAGTATAAAAATAGGAGGAATGGATATAAAAAAAATATCAACAAAATCCTTATTTGAGAAAACATCAATTGTTTTTCAAGATGTAATATTATTTAATTCTTCAATTATGGAAAATATAAAAATAGGAAATAAAAATGCAACATACGAGGAAATAAAAAGAGCAGCAAAATTAGCAAACTGTGAAGAATTTATTGTGAAACTGCCAAATGGATATGATACAATTATTGGGGAAAATGGAGCAACTTTATCTGGAGGAGAAAGGCAGAGACTTTCTATTGCTAGGGCATTTTTAAAGGATGCACCTATTGTTATTTTAGATGAAATTTCAGCTTCCTTAGATGTGGAAAATGAGAAAAAAATACAAGAAAGTTTAAATAAGTTAACTGAAAATAAAACAGTAATAATTATTTCGCATAGATTAAAATCCATTGAAAATGTGCATAAAATTGTTGTAATTAAAGATGGAAAAGTTGAGGCTTCTGGGAAGCATGAAAAATTAATTGAAATATCCAAAACCTATAATAATTTAATAAAAAAAGCTAAATTAGCTGAAAATTTTAAATATTAA
- a CDS encoding metal-sensing transcriptional repressor — protein sequence MNKCMDHDKLHNRLKKIIGQINAIDRMVEEDIPCENILMQINAAKSALHKAGQVILEGHLKHCVREGIENGDADKTIENFAKSIEYFSRF from the coding sequence ATGAATAAATGTATGGATCACGACAAGTTACATAATAGACTTAAAAAAATTATTGGGCAAATTAATGCTATAGACAGAATGGTTGAGGAAGATATACCTTGTGAAAACATTCTGATGCAAATTAACGCTGCTAAAAGTGCTCTGCACAAAGCAGGACAAGTTATTTTAGAAGGACATTTAAAACACTGTGTTAGAGAAGGTATTGAAAATGGAGACGCTGATAAAACAATTGAAAACTTTGCAAAATCAATAGAATATTTCTCAAGATTTTAA